A single window of Archangium gephyra DNA harbors:
- the miaA gene encoding tRNA (adenosine(37)-N6)-dimethylallyltransferase MiaA, with translation MKPFLTVIAGPTASGKTAIALELARREGGEIVSADSQQVYRCFDIGTAKPSAEELAAVPHHLISVVEPLEPFSAAEYQRRADAAIEEISSRGKRVFVVGGTGMYLRILLHGLVEAPGADPELRAELEALAAAEGREAVHRKLAEVDPETAAKLPPRDLVRTIRALEIHKQTGKPASEFRKEHAFSADRYPFRMHVLSPPREELYQRIDTRTAAMFQHGLVDEVRELIARGYGEAAPMGSVGYVQAKAVVDGALTVEEAIQQAAQETRRYAKRQLTWFRKEAGASFVEPPYDVLLKAEASAPEER, from the coding sequence ATGAAACCCTTCCTCACCGTCATCGCGGGGCCCACCGCGTCCGGGAAGACCGCGATCGCCCTCGAGCTCGCCCGCCGCGAGGGTGGGGAGATCGTCAGCGCGGACTCGCAGCAGGTGTACCGGTGTTTCGACATCGGGACGGCGAAGCCCTCGGCGGAGGAGCTGGCGGCCGTGCCGCACCACCTCATCTCCGTGGTGGAGCCGCTCGAGCCCTTCTCCGCCGCCGAGTACCAGCGCCGGGCCGACGCGGCCATCGAGGAGATCAGCTCGCGGGGCAAGCGTGTCTTCGTGGTGGGCGGCACGGGCATGTACCTGCGCATCCTGCTGCACGGCCTGGTGGAGGCGCCGGGAGCGGACCCCGAGCTGCGCGCGGAGCTGGAGGCGCTCGCCGCCGCCGAGGGCCGGGAGGCCGTGCACCGCAAGCTCGCCGAGGTGGATCCAGAGACGGCCGCGAAGCTGCCGCCGAGGGATCTGGTGCGCACCATCCGGGCGCTGGAGATCCACAAACAGACGGGCAAGCCGGCCTCCGAGTTCCGCAAGGAGCATGCGTTCTCCGCGGACCGGTATCCCTTCCGGATGCACGTGCTGTCGCCGCCGCGCGAGGAGCTGTACCAGCGCATCGACACGCGCACCGCCGCCATGTTCCAGCACGGGCTGGTGGACGAGGTGCGCGAGCTGATCGCCCGGGGCTACGGGGAGGCGGCGCCCATGGGCAGCGTGGGGTACGTGCAGGCGAAGGCGGTGGTGGACGGGGCGCTGACGGTGGAGGAAGCCATCCAGCAGGCGGCCCAGGAGACGCGCCGTTACGCGAAGCGGCAGCTCACGTGGTTCCGCAAGGAAGCGGGAGCGAGCTTCGTGGAGCCACCGTATGACGTGTTGTTGAAGGCGGAAGCCTCCGCGCCCGAAGAGAGGTAG
- a CDS encoding ATP-binding protein — MDAHAGSAAPERHPRLSRGWTRWRQAGLLLLEHLAIAGGYVLLGWLGMWLMPDGRLITIWPAGGFALAMLLLRGTSRWPAILLGSLLSSYWLVPWRWVVPEGVPLSAVLEATTTLLTSMARAFSTVVGVWLVDRYVGTRRWPHTVREVIGFVLVAGLVQPAIAALSTHAALLGVGLVEPGPLFLRQTWIWFNANSAGIMAMTPLFLAFAEGPTGRPHRTRWEVALVAAFALITAFIALDVRRRFNDIGIPLSYPMIPIILWAAMRFGSQGAVLTNLLWACVAFYSMYLLKVGETELGRGFTHYQARFVVLTAFILVLAAAFEERHQMQQALEKEREGLEARVAERTRELARFLSLLHSSLESTADGLLVVDRKGHITAMNQRFAELWRLPASVLESGDDARALGFIREQLVEPDVFLSRVEYLYAHPELESEDEVQLTDGRVFHRVSRPQLLGEEIVGRVWSFRDITLRRRAEAERDRLLVEESRARQEAERAFREAQKALGVRDEFLSIAAHEMKTPLTSMKMQFQHLQRLVAGASGGQVEAARLKPVVAAALRQMRRFQELGDQLLDMTQLSTGRLEPRHEPLDFQEVVAEQLELHAEAARKARAELRLECGGPIPGECDRLRLERIVGCLLSNAIKFGAGSPLTIRLEAQESRVRLRVVDQGIGIAPEDHERIFEKLERAVDSRHYGGLGLGLWIARQSAEALGGHITVESELGKGATFTVELPRSCQSLSMRRIDPPAEPARPTA; from the coding sequence ATGGATGCGCACGCGGGGTCGGCGGCACCAGAGCGGCATCCCCGGCTGTCGAGGGGGTGGACGAGGTGGCGTCAGGCGGGTCTTCTCCTCCTGGAGCACCTGGCGATCGCCGGGGGTTATGTGCTGCTGGGCTGGCTGGGAATGTGGCTCATGCCCGATGGCCGGTTGATCACCATCTGGCCAGCGGGGGGCTTCGCTCTCGCGATGCTCCTCCTGCGTGGCACGTCGCGATGGCCTGCCATCCTGCTGGGGTCGCTGCTCAGCTCCTACTGGCTCGTCCCCTGGAGATGGGTCGTCCCGGAGGGCGTCCCCCTCTCCGCCGTCCTCGAGGCCACCACCACGCTCCTGACGAGCATGGCACGTGCGTTCTCGACCGTGGTGGGGGTCTGGCTTGTGGACCGGTACGTGGGAACCCGGCGTTGGCCCCATACCGTGCGGGAGGTCATCGGCTTCGTCCTCGTCGCGGGCCTCGTTCAGCCGGCGATCGCCGCCCTCTCCACCCACGCCGCGCTGCTGGGGGTGGGGCTCGTCGAGCCCGGGCCGTTGTTCCTCCGGCAGACCTGGATCTGGTTCAACGCCAATAGCGCGGGGATCATGGCCATGACCCCCCTCTTCCTGGCGTTCGCCGAGGGTCCGACAGGGCGTCCGCACCGGACCCGCTGGGAGGTGGCGCTGGTGGCGGCCTTCGCGCTGATCACCGCCTTCATCGCCCTCGATGTCCGGCGGCGGTTCAACGATATCGGCATCCCGTTGTCCTACCCGATGATCCCCATCATTCTCTGGGCGGCCATGCGGTTCGGTTCCCAGGGCGCGGTCCTCACCAATCTGCTCTGGGCCTGCGTGGCGTTCTACTCCATGTATCTCTTGAAGGTGGGAGAGACGGAGCTCGGACGGGGCTTCACTCATTACCAGGCGCGGTTCGTGGTGCTCACCGCCTTCATCCTCGTCCTGGCCGCCGCCTTCGAGGAGCGTCACCAGATGCAGCAGGCCCTGGAGAAGGAGCGGGAGGGCCTCGAGGCGCGGGTGGCCGAGCGGACCCGGGAGCTCGCGCGGTTCCTCTCGCTGCTGCACTCCTCGCTGGAGTCCACCGCGGATGGCCTGCTCGTCGTCGATCGGAAGGGCCACATCACCGCCATGAATCAGCGTTTCGCCGAGCTGTGGCGGCTCCCCGCGTCCGTGCTCGAGAGTGGCGATGATGCGCGGGCGTTGGGCTTCATTCGCGAGCAGCTGGTGGAGCCCGACGTCTTCCTCTCCCGCGTGGAGTACCTCTACGCGCATCCCGAGCTGGAGAGCGAGGACGAGGTCCAGCTCACGGACGGCCGCGTCTTCCATCGCGTCTCCCGGCCCCAGCTCCTGGGAGAGGAGATTGTCGGGCGGGTGTGGAGCTTTCGCGACATCACCCTCCGGCGACGGGCGGAGGCCGAGAGGGATCGCCTGCTCGTGGAGGAGAGCCGGGCGCGGCAGGAGGCGGAGCGGGCCTTCCGGGAGGCGCAGAAGGCGCTCGGGGTGCGTGACGAGTTCCTGTCGATCGCGGCCCATGAGATGAAGACCCCGCTGACGTCCATGAAGATGCAGTTCCAGCACCTTCAGCGGCTGGTGGCGGGTGCATCGGGAGGCCAGGTGGAGGCCGCCCGGCTGAAGCCCGTGGTCGCCGCGGCGCTGCGGCAGATGCGGCGCTTCCAGGAGCTCGGAGATCAACTCCTGGACATGACGCAGCTCTCCACGGGAAGGCTCGAGCCCCGGCACGAGCCGCTCGACTTCCAGGAGGTCGTGGCGGAGCAGCTCGAGTTGCATGCGGAGGCCGCGCGCAAGGCCCGCGCGGAGCTCCGGTTGGAGTGCGGGGGCCCGATCCCAGGCGAGTGTGATCGCCTGCGTCTGGAACGGATCGTGGGCTGCCTGCTCTCCAATGCGATCAAGTTCGGCGCTGGCAGTCCCCTCACGATCCGGCTCGAGGCCCAGGAGAGCCGCGTGCGCCTGCGGGTGGTTGATCAAGGCATTGGCATCGCGCCAGAGGACCACGAGCGGATCTTCGAGAAGTTGGAGCGCGCGGTGGATTCGCGGCACTACGGTGGGTTGGGGCTCGGGCTGTGGATTGCCCGTCAGAGCGCGGAGGCGCTCGGAGGCCACATCACCGTGGAGAGCGAGCTGGGCAAGGGTGCCACCTTCACCGTGGAGCTCCCGCGGAGTTGCCAGTCGCTTTCGATGCGGAGGATCGATCCGCCCGCGGAGCCGGCACGGCCCACCGCCTGA
- a CDS encoding DUF6748 domain-containing protein has protein sequence MRKLLCAFLVFGVSACGPDGNIFDDLFHDASEVHGPGHYRISDSGVRCAQAPCPTLRVSQLDSRTEFLVSGIEFPADMTQDKRQQATELIHTRDGLVAHGAPRGEGDARVFVVQSLLER, from the coding sequence ATGAGAAAACTCCTCTGCGCGTTCCTGGTGTTCGGTGTCTCCGCCTGTGGCCCGGACGGCAACATCTTCGATGACCTCTTCCACGATGCGAGCGAGGTCCACGGCCCCGGCCACTACCGGATCTCCGACAGCGGTGTCCGGTGCGCCCAGGCGCCCTGCCCCACCCTTCGTGTCTCGCAGCTCGACTCGCGCACCGAGTTCCTGGTGAGCGGAATCGAGTTCCCGGCCGACATGACGCAGGACAAGCGGCAGCAGGCCACCGAGCTCATCCACACGCGCGACGGACTGGTGGCCCACGGCGCCCCGCGCGGCGAGGGCGATGCCCGCGTGTTCGTGGTCCAGTCCCTCCTCGAGCGTTGA
- a CDS encoding cytochrome P460 family protein has protein sequence MHPRSLILLAVLAASACGPSSTVDEGTGVIQELDTSEAGITAFVREGRYKDWLAEPGVHETRAPHGSKVRVYFNDTAVQSLRAGNATHPVGSILVKELYESDGKTLRGHALDVKIAEGTGKDTWLFYEGFGPEYASNYYGRGHSTCHGCHASGRDYVTTALP, from the coding sequence ATGCATCCGCGTTCCCTGATCCTCCTGGCCGTGCTCGCCGCCAGCGCCTGTGGACCCTCGTCGACGGTGGACGAGGGCACGGGCGTCATCCAGGAACTCGACACCTCCGAGGCGGGCATCACCGCCTTCGTGCGAGAGGGCCGGTACAAGGACTGGCTCGCGGAGCCGGGCGTCCACGAGACGCGAGCGCCGCACGGCAGCAAGGTGCGCGTCTACTTCAATGACACGGCCGTCCAGTCGCTGCGCGCGGGCAATGCCACGCACCCGGTGGGCAGCATCCTGGTGAAGGAGCTGTACGAGAGTGACGGGAAGACGCTCCGAGGCCATGCCCTGGACGTGAAGATCGCCGAGGGCACCGGCAAGGACACGTGGCTCTTCTACGAGGGCTTCGGGCCGGAGTACGCCAGCAACTACTACGGCCGGGGCCACTCGACCTGCCACGGCTGTCATGCCAGTGGCAGGGACTACGTCACCACCGCGCTGCCCTGA